Within Erigeron canadensis isolate Cc75 unplaced genomic scaffold, C_canadensis_v1 Conyza_canadensis_unscaffolded:282, whole genome shotgun sequence, the genomic segment CGGTGACTTCTTCACAGCAAGGTGTTTCTCAAACTAGCAAAGAACGTGCATCCAAGTTAGTTGCTGATATTCAGCATATGAGGGCTCTAGTTGCAGGCTTGTTTAACAAGCTAAAAGGTAAAGAAGAGTCACACCGAATAGATGCTGACCTCATAAGACAAAGTCACCTAGAGGTGGAGAATAGCCAGTATGACCTACAAGAAGCCCAGGAAGTAACAATCAAATCTATTAATGGGATTGTTGATTCCGTTGGGATGCACCACAAATTGCTGAAAGATCAGGCTAAGCATCTCGAGAGCTTAGGTAAGAGGTCTGCTGAGCTGCACAACAAGATCAAAAATCTTGAATCTTAGGGGGAGAAGTATGGATGCAAGGAGGGCACTCTCAAACATCATCGAAGGAATGATGAGGATGAGGATCCAAGCGGTTCCAGACAATAGAAGGAGATTCAGATATTTCCGACCTTAAACGTCAATGCAGCTCAGGGGGAGCAAGATCAGCAAGGTCAATCCGGCTAAGCTGGTGCTCCTTCATCTAATCCACCAACCGTAGAGGAAGTGGCTGGTATCCAGGAACATCTGACTGAAGGAGTAGGAGTCGGCATTCGGGTCAGACCAACAAAGAGGAAGAAGTTGGAAGTGAACTCCTGGACGACATTGTTGCGTACTTCAATTTTGATGAGTATGGAAGCATGCTTGAAAATCCATCAGTCTCTTCAGCTCAAGATAAGTATGCATACTTTGATGCATTACTTGATCTACTTGATCCAAAGAGAAGGGATTAGATGAGCTATTTCTACAAACAACCAATGCAAAGGGCAAGGTTGAGGTAGACAATCAATCAGGGTTAGACTCCAATCGAGAGTCGGGAATGGCTGAGTTGATTGAAAAGAAGAGTAGAATTCCAGTGGAAGCAACACCTGAAGTTCCTAAAGACAGGGTTTTTGGCCAACACTTAGGATGACAAACGAAGACTTGAAGGTCACATCTAGATGCTAATGTCAAGGGGGAGACTGTTAGTGCATCTTTCTCGGTGACAAAAGCAATCTAGATGTGTTACacttattttcatatatatccaagtcttgtaatttagcttgtaattaccgtttgtcaataatattaccttggcatatATTGTTGATCATATTGGGATCcatttatgtttatgtgtttgtttattatttgtattttgcaggttcTAGACAtcacatgtaaagagtcattaagttaatattgtttctgtgttttacagcagttgaaatattaacttaatgtacttctaaagggaagttaagataattgtgtttctgcgtattaacaACAGGAGAAACattatcttaaatatatatacttccaataggtaatattgacGACGTTGTTGCTGCGTACTTACAGCAGCAGAAAACGTTGTCACAACTAATGTTGTTTCTGTGTATATTTACAGCAGTAGAAACATTGATTGAGTTTATGTCGGTTTTTGCGTCTTGACaacagtaaagacattaactcagagtGTAATGTCGGTTTTGCATCTTGACAGcggtaaagacattaactcaaatattcctaagtgttatttgagtgTTCTCAAGAACTAGCAATTAGTTGCATGTGGAGAGAAtactcaaatggtcatttgaggATTCTTGGGAACGAGCAAAACTTTGCTTGTGgaaagaacactcaaatggtcatttgagacTTTCTaaagaacaagcaaaagtatgcttattcataagaactctcaaatggtttgatagtttctgtggaaacaagtAAAAGTATGCCTGTacacaagaactctcaaactaggccaaaaccctaatgggatTGACATGAGAACACTCAAACCCAATGGATTTGAGAGTTTTTGTcacttgcctataaatagagggtgtgtgtATGCGTGTTTCAACAAGAGtaaagagagagaaatgagAAAAACCTAGAGAGACAAAACCAAGAAACACACACGGTTTGATCTTGTGGGTTCTCGACTGACGCACGAACCGTAAACACACACCTGGTTTGGACAACTTGTAGACTTAGGTTGCCACGTTAGTTGGTAAAGATTGTCCGGAGAGCCGTTTCACTATATAACCAAATACGGGTGTTTATATTAacgcaaaaagatatatatatatagtgatatatatatatcataaaaggtAGATATAGTAACCGTGGGTTATCTTGAGGGATTCCGCatctcgacatatccttaagtcaatctcgGTTCCGTAAGACCTGGGGGACttacaaaatcaaaaagaaCTTTGTTCAAATCAAATTTATAGGACACAAAGCTTTTCAAAAATGTAAGATTCATCTGCTAACTCATTATTATAAAGGAGATACTTTTTTGCAATATGACTGAAAGTTTAGACCTTATAAACACTTTGTTTTACAAAAGATCTCGACCATCAAACATCCATGGAAATTAACGATGACACCTACAGTTCATATACACCCAAAATATGATTCAATTTACACTATGGAAATCATATATTGATTCATGGATTCATTACACAGATTGATTTGTACACCACTAGATTTTGACCGTACACCACCAAACATGCTATATAGTATTGTACTGTACAATACTCCAAAGCACATTTGGTGGAGTACAGTAAAAAATAGGTGGTGTACAGATCGCCTCCCTTTACAATTGTTTTGACACCCGAAATGACCTAACTAGACCATCAAATGCATTTGAATCTTAATTAAACCTCAATACAAGATATGAGGTGATATAAATGATCAATTGAACATTAAATCATGAAAGGAATACCTCAAATACCTGTAGATGGCGAAAGGAACACAATGTATGAACCAAATCTCACTCAAAACACCAAAGGAACGTATGAATCGGTCAAGAATTGCTCATTAGACAAAAGGGGGCATCTAGGGTTTGATAAAAAGGATGAAGAAACTGATTTGTGATGGTATTAGGGTctaattaaccccatatcccgTTTTTAAGTTTGCACCTATGTCAAAACTCACCCCTATCATATTATGCTAAAATCACCTATTGGGAATaattacaacacattaaactcATCTTAAGcatattaaacacattaacatatacatcattaaggcattaaagcctcacacatataacacattaaatacATAGTCATTAAATCtcttagagacttaacggacatgAAGTGTTGACTTAACATCttaagtcaaccgttaattaaaaatttgggatgttacagAATTAAACTTTTTCCCAGGTCTACAAGTCAAACAATTGTCAAATGGCATTTTCATTCGTCAAAGTAAGTACATtattgacatgttgaaaaagtttgatatgatgaATTGTCAACCAATTGGTACACCCATGGAAGCTCGAATAAAGATTAATGCCGATCTTAATGGAAAACTGATGCAGAAATGACCCCGAGCCATTTTCGCATAACTACTCGGCTcgtgtttttattaaatgaagTTCAGCAAGCAACAAATTACACTTGGATATCCTTTATTGGAATTAAGCTAATGATGTATATTGATCTTAATGCAAAGTCAAGAACTGAAACTATCCAACCAAATCAAGTGTTGTTGGTCTTAAAGCTCATCGGTGATAAGACAAGTTCTGATCAGCAACAACTCTCGTTGAAGCAACCTCAACTGATCACGGCCAATAAACTGGTCAGCGCCAGATGCAACCAGCAAGTGTCCAGATCAGCAAGCAAAACACTTCAGCGACAAGTCTTCAGTCACTTCATTTTAGTAATGCTACTCGCCATTGACCAGTTGCAAGCTACCAATTCTCAGTCATTGACTTCAGTGGACGATTTCGGTTTGCGCTTAAGCAATAGCTTTTATCAGCAAGTATCTGGAACATCAACTAATCATTCAACGAGCATCCTTCAGTTACACTTCAGAGAGCATCGACCAGTGAACTTAACAACTATGTTTCAGTTGCACTCCAGTAAGTTACTCCAGTCAAATGGCTCAAGATGGAATACTCTAGTGAAGATCCTCCAGATGCATTTCTCCAATGAAGATCCTCAAGATGTATCCTCCAGTGAAGATTCTCCAGATCACTTCTCCAGTGAAGTTTCTCCAAATCACTTCTCCAGCTAGATCCTCCTGCTCCAGGCTCTAGTGACGATCCTCTAGATCCAGGCTCCAGTAACATTCCTCCAGAGCCATTCTCTAGTTAAGACCCTTCAGTAAAGCTTACCAGTAAGTGACTCTGGTCCAGATGCACCAAAATACTGTCACCAATTTCAGTTCATCATATTTGTCATCAGTTCACTAGATTCTGGTCTAGTGAAAAGGATTCCTCATACGTAGCCTTCATGAGTATATTCAAGTATATTTCAAAGGGTTGTGGATAAAGATGGACAGCTGGATGTGACACCTTCCCTAACGGTTTGCATGTGCCAATTGTGGGGACAATTTCTAAGGGAATAATTCCAGAAGCTGCACATGCCCTTTTTCTATTGGTTGTCTAAAGTAGTGGTGGTCCTTGTTTGTTACggcttttatttcttttattaatgtatttctTTAATTCAAGAAAATAGCATTAGTGGTTATAAATAGAGGCTCATTCCTCATTGTAAGACagattatgttgttgaatgaaattaatagagcaacctctatttcttatcAAAAATCCTCATTTAGCTTTagagatctttgatcttggtggtttggagtgacccctttatctatatttgtggtggttcgtcctttatcaaatatagtggtgagaacttaaatcttcgattcctttatctgtgtttgtggtggctaggcCTTTagcaaacatagtggtgggttggagtgtttcctttatccttgatttcggtggcttggcctttacgaatcttgttggtggattcttttatctatcccttttatttattgtcttgttttgttgtttatttcataaaatccaaaaaataccaaaatagTAGTTTGAGTTGTTGTAAAATTCCGTTGTGCTTGGTTTTTGTGTGATTTACGCATCAAAAACCTTTTAATTAGAAGCAATACCGCAGTATGTTAGGGCCTCTCATGTATTTGACTGCTAGTCGCCCGGATATTTTGTTCACTACATGCATGTGTGCCAGGTAGCAAGCCAATCGAATGGAAAGTCATTTCCAGACAGCCAAACGAACTTTCTGTTACCTGAAATGCACTGTGAACCATGGTCTCCAGTATCCAAGGGATAGCGGGTTTCAGTTAACGACATATTCGGATGCTGATAATGCACTTTGTAAGCTTGATCGATCGAGTACTTCTGGGAGTGTACAGTTCTTAGGGGATAGATTGGTTAGTTGGTATTCAAAGAAGCAAAACTGTGTGTCCACATCTACTGCAGAAGCATAATATGTTGCTGCAGCTAGCTGCTGTTCACAAGTTCTTTGGATGAAGACTCAGTTGACTGATTATGGATTCAGTTCAACAAGATTCCCATTTATTGTGATTCTAAGAGTGCTATAGCTATCTCCTGTAATCCAGATCAGCATACCAAGACAAAACATATAGATGTTCGGTACCATTTTCTTAAGGATCATGTCGaaaaaggtaacatcgaactctattttgtcccaactgactaccaacttgcaGATCTTTTCACGAATCGCTTTGGACAAacagaggtttaatttcttgaaAACCAAGTTGGATATGCTTGATTTACAAACGTGAATGCTTTATTGACATATATTCTatgttcattttctttttcaaacatTGATGTGTTTTACTTGATCttacatgcaatgtttgagggggaaaAAAATGgtagaatgcatgattttagGTGGAGTTTGTAAAATTTGCTTGATATTTGCATGCTTATGTTGAGGGAGaacttgtaaatatttgtgtgattttatatctttttttttttattttctcatgTGATTTTTATGTGTGTTATTTCATGTTTGTTAAAATTGGAAaaaccaaatacaaaatttgaaaaatataggACAAAAAGATTCTATTTTCCTtaattttacttctttttttttataactagttttatttttattttatatattttttatctttctttttttattattattaattttttttaattcattttaacCCATTTGATAAAACTCCAAAAAATTTCAGCCCAAAATGAGTTTAGCCAAAACTATTGAGTCGTCCATGAGACACGCGGGGTATACTCGGACCCGCGACCcatatttgatttataaaaagaaaaatcggCGGGTTGATTTCATTTACTTCCATATTCAAATATCAATCATTTTCTATCAAAGCGTAATCGCTTACAATCATATTCATCAATCAATCCTTTCAAGTCAACATTCGTAGTAATAAAACGGTTGGATGTGTTTAATTCTTGGTCGTGATTCCTAATCTAACACATTCTGTCTTTCAGATAATCAGTTTCTAAGGTAATCTCTTGATTTCGGTATTGTAttcaaagtgtttgatgaaatgcctatGTAAACTGATCATGATTTATATGGGTAAAGGGTTACCCCGCTTAAACTTTTATACCAACAACATCAATAGCAGTACTGATGCGGAAATGACCAGATTCGCTGAACTGACTGTTTCCAGTGAGCTGAGCAGATCAACTGAAGTGACCATAATTTCTGAGGGAAAAGAAGATTCTGAAATGAAGTCCATTTATGTGTTGGTGCATAATTCTGAGCCCTTGATGCCATCTGAGTAAGCTATGCTAATTCTGCCAGCGATAGCTCATTTCAGACAAGTGTTCATTGAACAAGCTCAGCCTccagttgtaacacttctcTAGTGGCAAGAAGCTCCAGATACCACCCTCAGAAGACCATCAGAGAAAGTCTCTACTGAAGTGCTCCAGTCCACTGAAGCTCTCCAATGACCAGTTCTAGTCTCTAGATGGATACTCCAGATGTACGTCTCCAGTGGAAGTTCGGATTTCAGTTTTTCCAGTTACCTTAATAAAGTATTCTGGCGCGTGCTTGTTGGGTCCAATAAAGGAAGGATGACAGCTGTCCAAAAAAGATGACAACAAAGGAATGAGTGCCCACATTATttctaacggtttgtgggcccTCTAGCAAAAGGAATCTTTATAGAAGCTTTTTCTGTCCATTTCTCATTGgctaataaattagtggttgtcctttgcacatgacgacttttagattattttattattatttcgataactcataggaaatagtttatgtggctataaataggggttgtaTTTCTCTTTGTAAAGGCagattatgttgttgaatgaaattgatagagcaacctctatttcttatccaaaatcttcatctacctttggagatctttgatcttggtggtttggagggatccctttatctatatttgtagtggttcgtcctttatcaaatatagtggtgagatcttaaatcttcgattcctttatctgtgtttgtggtggctagacctttatcaaacatagtggtgggttggagtgtttcatttatccttgattccggtggcttggcctttacgaatcttggtggtggattcttttatctattcCTTTTATAtatcgtcttgttttgttgtttattttataaaatccagaaaataccaaaatagTAATTTGAGTTGCTGTAAAATTTCGTTGTGCTTGGTTTTTGCGTGATTTACGCATCAAATTTGGTATCAGATCCAGGTTTtcaaaaaggtttcttaatcttttagtCCTTGGTTGTTGTTTGGTTTGTTGGGTCAGATTAGATCTGTTGGTGTTATTTTGTTGAATATTAATGGCTTTTAGAAGAAATATGACattagaagaagctcataatgcTAGAAGAGATAGACAGATTGAAGATCTACAAGTAACACTTGGTAAAGTTATTAATCTAttagaagatggtggtttaagATTAAATAGAGAACGTGTTGTAGATGAAAGAGATGATGGGTCTCAAGGTTCTAGTGAGAGATCTGATGATACACCCAGATCTTCTAGTGATTCTGATGAGACATAAGGTTCATGACACGAAAGATATCTAAATAGATACACCAGATTTCATTAGTTCTTCTAACCCAGAAGAATTCTTTGAATGGGTTCAGGTTATGGATAGAATAATGGAAAAAAAGGGTTATGAtgataaaaagagttttaaagTTGCCATTGGTTGAAAAGTATGCTTCATCCTGGTATGACAATATGAAATCTGAAAGAGAATATAAGGGTAAAAGCAAATTTAAGACCTGGTCCAAGCTGAAAGAAGTTATGCAGAAGAGATTTGTTCCCTAGTCGTACAAGCAAGATCAGTATCTTCTGATGAATAATCTGAAGCAAGGTACAAAAGAGGTTGTGGAGTATATCAGAGAATTCGAGCATATGAAGACTCGAACTGGTGTGAAGGAAACTGAAGAGCATACTACGCCAGATTCATTGGTGGGTTGAATACTACCATTTCAGAAAAGATAGAGTTGCAGCCCATCTGGACGTACGAAGAAGCTTGCAAGTTGGCTCTCCAGATTGAGAAGCAACCGAAGAAGAAAGTCCAGTACAAACCTTTCACTAAGGTTTCATCCAGTTCCAATGAACCAGTTCTGAAGCCCAGTGCAACAGGTCCACAGTCCTTCAGAGGCAAGGAGGAAGAAACTGGAGGATCAAAAGAGCTAGTTGGAAGAAAATGCTTTAAGTGtcatggttttggtcacttcCAAGCATAGTGCCCCAACCAGCGAGCACTCACTGCTAAGGAGATTGAAAGCTTACCAGATGTTGACACTGAAGAAGGTGAACCAGTGtacgatgatgatgaaagtgaagaaacaTATGTTGGAGAAATGCCGGTAGTCAGAAGAGTGATGCATGCTAATGAAGTTCTAACTGATACTGCCCAGAGAGAAAATATCTTCCATTCTAGATGTACTGTTAAATACAAGGTATGTGATCTGATCATTGATGGTGGAAGTTGTGCTAATGCTGCTTTAACTTACATGGTAGAAAAACTGGAGTTACCTACTACAAAACACCCTCGTCCATGCAAGTTGCAATGGCTCAGTGAAGGATCTGAGGTAAATGTCAATCGACAAGTTActattcctttttccattgGATCTGTTTATGAAGATAAAATTATTTGTGATGTTGTTCCAATggatgcttgtcatattttgTTGGGTAGACCATGGTTATTTGAcaattatgtatttcataatggtCGTGCAAATTCTTATTCATTGTTTGTAAGTGGTAAGAAGGTCACTCTGACTTCTCTGAAACCCAACGAGTCACTGAAAGTTAATAAGATAGACCAACCCAGCAAGTCTTTATTTATGTCCCAAACTAAAGTTGAGGAAGAGTTAACTGGAGGATCTCCAGTTATGATGTTACTTGTGCTTGAACGTACTGAAGACAAGGAGTTCACTGGAGTCCCCAGTGTCCTGAAGTCTCTACTGGAGGAATTCACTGATGTTTTCCCAGAAACTTACCTGAAGGTTTGCCGCCAGTTAGAGGTATAGAACACCAGATTGACCTGGTTCCAGGTTAAGTTCTTCCTAACAAAGCTGCTTATCGATGTTCACCAACTGAAGCAAAAGAATTGCAAAGGCAGGTTGATGAATTGGTTGTTAAGGGTTATGTGAGAGCAAGTATGAGTCCTTGGTCAGTCCCAGCTCTCCTGGTcccaaagaaagatggttcgATGAGAATGTGTGTTGACAGTAGAGCCATAGATATTATAACTATTAAGTATAGATATCTCATTCCCAg encodes:
- the LOC122584455 gene encoding uncharacterized protein LOC122584455 → MAFRRNMTLEEAHNARRDRQIEDLQVTLGKVINLLEDGGLRLNRERVVDERDDGSQEKIELQPIWTYEEACKLALQIEKQPKKKVQYKPFTKVSSSSNEPVLKPSATGPQSFRGKEEETGGSKELCPNQRALTAKEIESLPDVDTEEGEPVYDDDESEETYVGEMPVVRRVMHANEVLTDTAQRENIFHSRCTVKYKVCDLIIDGGSCANAALTYMVEKLELPTTKHPRPCKLQWLSEGSEVNVNRQVTIPFSIGSVYEDKIICDVVPMDACHILLGRPWLFDNYVFHNGRANSYSLFVSGKKVTLTSLKPNESLKVNKIDQPSKSLFMSQTKVEEELTGGSPVMMLLVLERTEDKEFTGVPSVLKSLLEEFTDVFPETYLKVCRQLEIRMKDGDEWKTAFKIKGGLYEWLVMSFGLSNVPSTFMRLMNEVLRPLIGQFIVVVYFDDILVYSKSEAEHVNHLRSVFELLRKYQLYGKLEKCDFMVESVIFLGYGVSKKGISMDPSKVEAIRSWPVHTTITEVQIFHGLTSFYRRFIKNFSTVVAPITDCLKKALDKEFYAMICAITHWSHYLKPKQFFLFSDHEALKFINGQHKLNAGHAKWVEFLQSYSFVSKHKAGVANVVADALSRRYSLLSILEARVLGFSFIKELYAADPYFSDCLIEAHQKGPYVVQDDFLFKNGKLCIPRGSIRDLLIREAHGGGLAGHFGINKTREILTEHFYWSSLLKDV